A part of Melittangium boletus DSM 14713 genomic DNA contains:
- the hemB gene encoding porphobilinogen synthase — translation MAYPIHRPRRLRRTAALRDMVRETTLAPSDFIYPLFVVEGRDVRRPIASMPGVFNLSLEHTVAEARRAHALGVKAVILFGIPDHKDAQGSQAYATEGIVQRAVRELKNALPDLLVIVDVCLCEYTDHGHCGLIDGGHVANDSTLPLLARMAVTCAQAGADIIAPSDMMDGRVAAIRSALDEVRLTDVPVMSYAAKYASAFYGPFREAAQSTPQFGDRRGYQMDPGNVREALKEVDLDLEEGADMLIVKPALSYLDIIRLVRDRVDVPVVAYNVSGEYAMVKAAAQNGWVDGDRMTLEILTSMKRAGSDLIITYHALEAAKLLGA, via the coding sequence ATGGCTTATCCGATCCACCGGCCCCGGCGGTTGCGCCGCACGGCGGCTCTTCGTGACATGGTGCGCGAGACCACGCTCGCGCCCTCGGACTTCATCTATCCGCTCTTCGTCGTGGAAGGCCGGGACGTGCGCCGTCCCATCGCCTCCATGCCGGGTGTCTTCAACCTGTCGCTGGAGCACACCGTCGCCGAGGCGCGCCGGGCCCATGCGCTGGGCGTCAAGGCGGTGATCCTCTTCGGGATTCCGGATCACAAGGACGCCCAGGGCTCGCAGGCCTACGCGACCGAGGGCATCGTCCAGCGCGCCGTGCGCGAGCTCAAGAACGCGCTGCCGGACCTGCTCGTCATCGTGGACGTGTGCCTGTGCGAGTACACGGACCATGGCCACTGCGGGCTCATCGACGGGGGCCATGTGGCCAATGACTCCACGCTGCCCCTGCTCGCGCGCATGGCCGTCACCTGCGCCCAGGCGGGCGCGGACATCATCGCCCCCTCGGACATGATGGACGGGCGCGTGGCCGCCATCCGCTCGGCGCTCGACGAGGTGCGCCTCACCGACGTGCCCGTCATGTCCTACGCCGCCAAGTACGCCTCGGCCTTCTACGGGCCCTTCCGCGAGGCGGCCCAGAGCACGCCCCAGTTCGGCGATCGCCGGGGCTACCAGATGGACCCGGGCAACGTGCGCGAGGCCCTCAAGGAGGTCGATCTGGACCTGGAGGAAGGCGCGGACATGCTCATCGTGAAGCCCGCGCTGTCCTACCTGGACATCATCCGCCTGGTGCGTGACCGCGTGGACGTCCCCGTGGTGGCCTACAACGTGTCCGGCGAGTACGCCATGGTGAAGGCGGCCGCCCAGAACGGGTGGGTGGACGGGGATCGGATGACGCTGGAGATTCTCACCTCCATGAAGCGCGCCGGCTCGGACCTGATCATCACCTATCACGCGCTCGAGGCCGCGAAGCTGCTGGGTGCCTGA
- a CDS encoding ABC transporter ATP-binding protein, translating to MIAIEVVGLRKSYRRWWRPGHEALRGVDLCVPGGSAFGLIGPNGAGKTTFIKSILGIVQPTAGTVRVLGGSPEDPRIRARIGYLPERLHLPGSWLAPTFLATVTRLKGMTPDPAANQRLLERVGLAEARGRRIGGYSKGMRQRLGLAAALLGDPELLILDEPTDGIDPLGRVEVRRILQEEVRRGATLFLNSHLLAETERVCDRVAILARGQLLREGRLEELSRGGALWTVRFAPGADAHALAAAGFVAAETEGLYRVEAADAAELNAALDKARAMGALLVELRREARDLEAVLTSAMEVAA from the coding sequence GTGATCGCCATCGAGGTTGTGGGACTGCGGAAGAGCTACCGGCGCTGGTGGCGTCCGGGACATGAGGCCCTTCGCGGCGTGGACCTGTGCGTCCCCGGGGGAAGCGCCTTCGGGTTGATCGGTCCGAACGGCGCGGGGAAGACCACGTTCATCAAGAGCATCCTGGGCATCGTGCAGCCCACGGCCGGTACCGTGCGGGTGCTGGGTGGCTCACCCGAGGATCCCCGCATCCGGGCGCGCATCGGCTATCTCCCCGAGCGTCTGCACCTGCCGGGCTCCTGGCTCGCGCCGACCTTCTTGGCCACCGTGACGCGGCTCAAGGGAATGACGCCGGACCCGGCCGCGAACCAGCGGCTGCTCGAGCGCGTGGGCCTCGCGGAGGCCCGGGGACGGCGCATCGGCGGCTACTCGAAGGGCATGCGCCAGCGTCTGGGACTCGCGGCGGCGCTGCTCGGCGACCCGGAGCTGCTCATCCTGGACGAGCCCACCGATGGCATCGATCCCCTGGGCCGGGTGGAGGTGCGGCGCATCCTTCAAGAAGAGGTGAGGCGCGGCGCCACGCTCTTCCTCAATTCGCATCTGCTGGCGGAGACCGAGCGCGTGTGTGACCGGGTGGCGATCCTCGCGCGAGGCCAGTTGCTGCGCGAGGGACGGCTCGAGGAGCTGTCCCGAGGCGGCGCGTTGTGGACGGTGCGCTTCGCGCCCGGGGCGGACGCGCACGCGCTCGCGGCGGCGGGCTTCGTGGCGGCGGAAACCGAGGGCCTGTACCGGGTGGAGGCGGCGGACGCGGCGGAGCTGAACGCGGCGTTGGACAAGGCGAGGGCCATGGGGGCCCTGCTGGTGGAGCTGCGGCGCGAGGCGCGGGATCTGGAGGCCGTGTTGACGTCGGCCATGGAGGTGGCGGCATGA
- a CDS encoding CheR family methyltransferase, with protein MLTVTSRALQQLAALLLERAGLKITPDGFHSLRLALSTRMPVMGLEDSEEYVRRLRGMEDELRALLPLVTVGHTEFFRDPKQFRALESRILPEALARARRETRRVSIWSAGCATGEEPYSLAMVLAELGALPIEVDLWATDLNLAAVQAARQGRFAARRVANMPSERRIRFFRPLEDGYEIVSSLKDYVRFDGQNLAVPVFEKVKPESLDLILCRNVIIYFDMPTIRALMDRFLSALRPGGLLLLGYSESLFKVYDRFEMVEVEGSFIYRRPLKPLEPRAPGSAPKPMTIGSLPPSTSAERAAVLAAASALSIPKPRKVTPPPRPMLPSTEALHQALDAGAPKAPEPAPSDVAVPVASTPTRKVPRLTAEFLAASRERPTTEMPAWSLMLSPGERLNAAVRMMERGDFVSAVSTVEQLLTDEPSHLDALLTVGNLYSLTGRMSDARDAFGQALNREPLCVEARVFGGLAALQAGELAEARAELGKALFLEPSLAIGHYLMAQVHERLSDHEAARRSYRNAIAQLRFPQRPLAGHYPELPDSAEAISRAARYALAALEEGPLL; from the coding sequence ATGCTGACGGTGACCTCCAGGGCCCTGCAGCAACTGGCTGCCCTGCTGCTCGAACGTGCCGGGCTCAAGATCACGCCGGACGGCTTCCACAGCCTCCGGCTCGCCCTGTCCACGCGCATGCCCGTCATGGGGCTCGAGGACTCGGAGGAGTACGTGCGGCGCCTGCGTGGCATGGAGGACGAGCTGCGCGCGCTCCTGCCTCTCGTCACCGTGGGCCATACGGAGTTCTTCCGCGATCCCAAGCAGTTCCGGGCGCTGGAGAGCCGCATCCTCCCCGAGGCGCTCGCGCGGGCGCGGCGCGAGACGCGCCGGGTCTCCATCTGGTCCGCGGGCTGCGCCACCGGTGAGGAGCCCTACAGCCTGGCCATGGTGCTGGCCGAGCTGGGCGCGCTGCCCATCGAGGTGGACCTGTGGGCCACCGACTTGAACCTCGCCGCCGTGCAGGCCGCGAGGCAGGGACGCTTCGCGGCCCGGCGCGTGGCCAACATGCCCTCCGAGCGCCGGATCCGCTTCTTCCGGCCCTTGGAGGACGGCTACGAGATCGTCTCCTCGCTCAAGGACTACGTGCGCTTCGACGGGCAGAACCTCGCCGTTCCCGTCTTCGAGAAGGTGAAGCCCGAGTCGCTCGATCTCATCCTCTGCCGCAACGTCATCATCTACTTCGACATGCCCACCATCCGCGCCCTGATGGACCGCTTCCTCTCGGCGCTGCGGCCCGGGGGCCTGCTGCTGTTGGGCTACTCGGAGAGCCTGTTCAAGGTCTACGACCGCTTCGAGATGGTGGAGGTGGAGGGCTCGTTCATCTACCGGCGGCCCCTCAAGCCGCTGGAGCCCCGCGCGCCGGGAAGCGCGCCCAAGCCGATGACGATCGGCTCGCTGCCGCCGTCGACCTCCGCGGAGCGCGCGGCCGTGCTCGCCGCCGCGTCGGCGCTGAGCATCCCCAAGCCTCGCAAGGTGACCCCTCCTCCGCGCCCCATGCTGCCGTCCACCGAGGCGCTGCACCAGGCGCTGGACGCGGGGGCTCCCAAGGCCCCCGAGCCGGCTCCCTCGGACGTGGCCGTGCCCGTGGCCTCCACGCCCACGCGCAAGGTGCCCCGGCTGACCGCTGAGTTCCTCGCGGCCTCGCGCGAGCGCCCGACGACCGAGATGCCCGCGTGGTCGCTGATGCTCTCGCCCGGCGAGCGGCTCAACGCGGCCGTGCGGATGATGGAGCGGGGTGACTTCGTGTCCGCGGTGTCCACCGTGGAGCAACTGCTGACGGACGAGCCGAGCCACCTGGATGCCCTGCTCACCGTGGGTAACCTCTACTCGCTGACGGGGCGGATGTCGGACGCGCGCGATGCCTTCGGACAGGCGCTCAACCGCGAGCCCCTGTGCGTGGAGGCCCGGGTGTTCGGGGGACTCGCGGCGCTGCAGGCCGGTGAGCTCGCCGAGGCCCGCGCGGAACTGGGCAAGGCCCTCTTCCTGGAGCCCTCGCTGGCCATCGGGCACTACCTGATGGCGCAGGTGCACGAGCGCTTGAGCGATCACGAGGCGGCGCGGCGCAGCTACCGCAACGCCATCGCCCAGCTGCGCTTCCCCCAGCGCCCCCTGGCCGGCCACTATCCGGAGCTGCCGGATTCGGCCGAGGCCATCTCCCGCGCGGCGCGCTACGCGCTCGCCGCGCTGGAGGAAGGACCGCTGCTCTAG
- a CDS encoding tRNA1(Val) (adenine(37)-N6)-methyltransferase, giving the protein MGLSLELRPGVGETLDSVCGGQVRVLQRIRGYRFTLDPVLLAHFAVFEAGAVRGRVMDLGTGCGIIPLILARRLGLGGLTGLELQPGLFSLAERNVRLNRCEREVSLVRGDLRGVERLFPRGGFSHVLCNPPYRSRAQGRSSTDLEKALARHELTCSLGDVVRSAAYLLRCRGTFCVVYPASRLSELMAVLRAERLEPRTARLVHSRGGRPAKLVLMQAVKGAPSGLTVLPPLVIHANDEQAFSREVSAMVE; this is encoded by the coding sequence TTGGGCCTATCCCTCGAGCTCCGGCCCGGGGTGGGGGAGACGCTCGATTCCGTGTGCGGCGGGCAGGTCCGGGTGCTCCAGCGCATCCGGGGCTACCGCTTCACCCTGGATCCGGTGTTGCTCGCGCACTTCGCCGTCTTCGAGGCCGGTGCGGTGCGGGGCAGGGTGATGGACCTGGGGACGGGCTGCGGCATCATCCCGCTCATCCTGGCGCGGCGACTGGGCCTGGGCGGCCTCACGGGACTGGAATTGCAGCCGGGCCTGTTCTCGCTCGCCGAGCGCAACGTGCGGCTCAACCGCTGCGAGCGCGAGGTGTCGCTGGTGCGAGGAGACCTGCGCGGGGTGGAGCGGCTGTTTCCCCGAGGGGGCTTCTCCCACGTGTTGTGCAATCCGCCGTACCGGTCGCGGGCGCAGGGCAGGAGCAGCACGGACCTGGAGAAGGCACTCGCGCGGCACGAACTCACGTGCTCCCTCGGCGACGTGGTGCGCTCGGCGGCGTACCTCCTGCGGTGCCGGGGGACGTTCTGCGTGGTGTACCCGGCCTCGCGGCTGTCCGAGTTGATGGCCGTGCTGCGCGCGGAGCGGCTGGAGCCGAGAACCGCGCGACTGGTGCACTCGCGAGGGGGACGTCCCGCGAAGCTCGTGTTGATGCAAGCCGTGAAGGGCGCCCCGAGCGGGCTCACCGTGCTGCCCCCGCTCGTCATCCACGCGAATGACGAGCAGGCCTTTTCCCGGGAAGTCAGCGCGATGGTGGAGTGA
- a CDS encoding DUF1015 family protein, translated as MARVLPFSALLPSLEPHLSADAGGGAFNAPPRASSVRPLLDRVDPTAELGRWRAAGSLLRDARPALYLAEVHNPDGLLGAPPVRFLLCGLAPDSAEPLETEPYRPRSAQVEPTVTLAADDHGVLKGLLAEAAERGSIVWQGTFQGAPMSLRRIEPSPVARRIQAVLDEAPLRPLAELDERRPSLAAIVPLSDPGLHFEPVHRAVHGLPTFQEDTFLRLVTAYARVYDLDEPLTSSRGVSLASERLATLVRGHHAVLLVLPEGRGKILRFRQGLDLAHLKGAPRNPTLRSLDLALLNALVLRTVLGIQEPELPGHPQVFAVRGLHSLVHDVREGKYQVGFALNPPPLWEVRAVMEAAQTLPAKTLRVEPAPPAGLLFLDPEA; from the coding sequence ATGGCGCGTGTCCTTCCTTTCTCCGCTCTGCTTCCCTCGCTCGAACCCCACCTGTCGGCGGATGCCGGGGGAGGCGCTTTCAACGCACCGCCCCGGGCCAGCTCGGTTCGTCCCCTGTTGGATCGGGTGGATCCCACGGCGGAACTGGGCCGGTGGCGCGCGGCGGGCTCGCTCCTCCGGGATGCCCGTCCCGCCCTGTACCTGGCCGAGGTGCACAACCCGGACGGACTGCTGGGGGCGCCTCCCGTGCGCTTCCTCTTGTGCGGCCTCGCGCCGGACTCCGCCGAGCCCCTGGAGACCGAGCCCTACCGTCCCCGCTCCGCACAGGTGGAGCCCACCGTCACCCTGGCGGCGGATGATCACGGCGTGTTGAAGGGCCTGCTGGCCGAGGCCGCCGAGCGGGGAAGCATCGTGTGGCAGGGGACCTTCCAGGGCGCGCCCATGTCCCTGCGCCGCATCGAGCCCTCTCCGGTGGCGCGGCGCATCCAGGCGGTGCTCGACGAGGCGCCGCTGCGGCCCCTGGCGGAACTGGACGAGCGCCGGCCGAGCCTCGCGGCCATCGTGCCGTTGTCGGATCCCGGGCTGCACTTCGAGCCGGTGCACCGGGCCGTGCATGGGTTGCCGACCTTCCAGGAGGACACCTTCCTGCGGCTGGTGACGGCCTATGCGCGCGTCTATGACCTCGACGAGCCCCTGACGTCATCGCGAGGGGTGTCGCTGGCGAGTGAGCGGCTGGCCACGCTGGTGCGCGGACACCACGCGGTGTTGCTGGTGCTGCCCGAGGGCCGGGGGAAGATCCTCCGCTTCCGGCAGGGTCTGGACCTGGCGCACCTCAAGGGCGCGCCGCGCAATCCCACGCTGCGCAGCCTGGACCTGGCCCTGCTCAACGCGCTGGTGTTGCGCACGGTGCTGGGCATCCAGGAGCCCGAGCTGCCCGGCCACCCCCAGGTGTTCGCGGTGCGGGGGTTGCATTCGCTCGTGCACGACGTGCGGGAGGGAAAGTACCAGGTGGGCTTCGCGCTCAATCCGCCGCCCCTGTGGGAGGTGCGCGCGGTGATGGAGGCGGCGCAGACCCTGCCCGCGAAGACGCTCCGGGTGGAGCCCGCGCCGCCCGCGGGGCTGCTCTTCCTCGACCCGGAGGCCTAG
- a CDS encoding polyhydroxyalkanoic acid system family protein yields the protein MGTMKFDVPHSLSKDEARQRVEQLLKYWKDKYGVQSNWSGDGAKVNGKVLGISLDANFTITDGTIQGEGTDPGMLLRGKAKSYIQDKFSTVLDPKKSLDDVNKGLA from the coding sequence ATGGGCACGATGAAGTTCGATGTCCCCCACTCCCTCTCGAAGGACGAGGCCAGGCAGCGCGTCGAGCAGCTTCTGAAGTACTGGAAGGACAAGTACGGCGTGCAGTCGAACTGGAGCGGCGACGGAGCGAAGGTGAATGGCAAGGTGCTGGGCATCAGCCTGGACGCCAACTTCACCATCACCGACGGCACCATCCAGGGCGAGGGCACCGACCCGGGCATGCTGCTGCGCGGCAAGGCCAAGTCCTACATCCAGGACAAGTTCAGCACCGTGCTGGACCCCAAGAAGAGCCTGGACGACGTGAACAAGGGCCTCGCCTAG